GGCGCGTCGGCTTCTGACTTCCTCTCCAGAACTTCGATCCCCAAGCGCCACGCAATCTTGCATGGCGCAGACAGCTGTTCTCGAAAGGACATGTCATGCAGACCGGTATCGTAAAATGGTTCAACGCCCAAAAAGGCTTTGGCTTCATCCAGCCGGAATCCGGCGGCCCGGACGTTTTCGTCCACATCAGCGCGGTTGAGCGCGCGGGACTTATGGGTCTCGCGGAAGGCCAGAAGCTCAGCTACGAAATCGCCATCGATCGTCGTAGCGGAAAGTCTTCGGCCGATCAGCTGCAGGTCGCAGCCTAATCATCTTCCCGGCCCCTGGGGTCCGGCCGCAATGCGGCCGATCGCCGGGGGCCGGCGAGTTCCTTTCAGGAGGAACGAGATTCTATTTAACGTCCGCGCAAGATAGCGCAGCAGTGGACGTTGAGCGCGAGGCCCATTCATACGAGGGGCGGACATGGCTAAAGGCCAACGGCGCAGTAATCGCGAAGCGAAAAAGCCCAAGAAAGATAAACCCCGCGACGGGGGCGCCGCGGTTGTCAAGGATTCGTCCTGGCAGACCGTTGAAAAGCTCCAGGCGCGCGAAGCCGAAGCGAAGCGACGGCGGTAAGTCGAGCGCATGGCAGGCTTCGGCGCCTGAATGCGCTCATGACGATAACTCGAGGAGCGCCTCATGACCAATGACAACGATACGATCCGAAGCTTTCGGCGTCCGGCGCAAAGGCTTGCCGCTATCCCATCGCATAAATTTGCGATCGGGGTTCGCGTGATCCAAAAATTCGGCGCCGCGACGGGGACGGATTCGTTCAGCGTCACGCGCCATCTGCCGGATGCCGGCGCCGGCCTGCAGTATCGGATGAAGAGGGAACGCGACGGGCAGGAAAGGGTCGCCGTAGAATCCGCGCTTGAACTCGTCGGGCGGGAAGACTTCATGCAATAGTTTCTGGAGGCAATCGATGGACGCGAAGCAATATACAACGGAAGCCGCCCTCTATTTTTCCAAGGCGGCCAATTCGCACTCGAAGTCCCTCAATTTTCGGCGCTTCGAGCACGCCTCGGAGGCTATTCGCTTCGCCGTAGAGGAGCTTACGCCAAAGGCGCTCGCTGGCTGTTCCCTGGAAGTGGATGAAGAGCACTTTTTCGGCCGCGAGATTCGGCCGCTTTACGACAGCGAAGATTACCCGTTACGCCGCCGGTGATGTAGAGCCGCGAGTATCGCGCCTAGACGGCCGCGCCTGAAGTCGGATTGAAAAACTTGCTAGAGCGCGGCGTCGCACCAAGCACGCAGTAGCAGTCGGGTCCCTCCTCAAGCTGCTTAAGCGTTCGCACGCCTCGTCCCTTCGAAGCGTGGCGCCCTATCTGTCCTTGCAAGCGCGATCAGGCGGAAGGCCTGAGCGTAAGCGAGGATCAGAACAATGGCCAAGACACCGAAGATGGCCAAGCCATACGCCAAGACCTACGCCAAGTCAGACGCAACGACCTCTGACGACATCAGCGGCGCGACGGCTCCACTCGCCTTTGCCGGAATCGGCTCCGCACTGGCCGCGGGTTTGGGCGTCGCCGCGGCAGGACTTTCCGTTGCATTCATGTGCGCCATCGCCGGCGCGATCGGCGGAGCGGTCCTCGGCGTGTGGGTCAACCGCCGCTAAGGCGATTCCTACGGAAGGCGCGTAGGAGCCAACGATCCTCTCTCCACGAGGGGCGCGTGCGGAGGCGCACATTCGCGCTGTTATGAAACGGGTAGCGTTCTCCTCAGCAAAACACAGGAGGACGTCATGTCGAATTTTACCAGCGCGATTGTCGGAGCCATCATCGGGTCGGTCATCTTCTTCGGAGTCGGCGTTGGCTTGGCGCACGCGCACACCGCGCCTCAGCAGACTGGATCTGTTGTCTATGTCGAGGCGCCTTAAGCGCGCCTCGGCGACCACGCTCGAAACAGCAGATGGTCGAGGGAGATCGCGCCGGGCCCACGGGCGATCAACACGGCGAGGATCGCCATCCAATAGGCATGGACCGTCCACCATGCATCGGGAAAGACGAAGATCTGGATGACGATTGTCA
Above is a genomic segment from Methylocystis rosea containing:
- a CDS encoding cold-shock protein; the protein is MQTGIVKWFNAQKGFGFIQPESGGPDVFVHISAVERAGLMGLAEGQKLSYEIAIDRRSGKSSADQLQVAA